A stretch of DNA from Micromonospora sp. WMMD1155:
GCCCGGTCGTACACCCGGAAGTCGCGGATCGTTCCGCGGAACGAGTAGTGGCCCGATGTCTGCGAGCGGCCGAGGAAGTTGCAGTTGGTCCCCGCGGCGTTCACCGACGGCGCCGTGGTCAGGTTCGTCGACGTCGCGTGCGGCACACCGTCGAGGTAGAGCCGGCCGGTCCAGCTCGTTCCGTCCGAGTTCAGTGACTGGGTGTAGGTGACATGGGTCCACGCTCCCTCGCGCATGCGGACCCGGTTCTGCTGGAGGTTCGCCGGACCCACCGCGACGCGGAACCGCTGGGTGTTCGACGCGAAGATGGAGCCCTCGGCGCCGGTGTCGACGTCGCACGAGCCGGACTTACGGCCGAAACCCCACATCTGGTGCTCGCCGACGTTCGCCGGGTCGACCCACACGTCGTAGTCGACCGTGAGGTTGGACATGCCGGCGGTGATGTCGTTCGGCAGCGCCACGTAAGCGCCGTCGAGGGCGCCCTCGTAGGAGTCGGGGTTGAATCTGACCCCTTCGCCGGTCAAGGTCGCCTTCTCGGGATTGACGAGCGTGGCGTTCGCCGCCGCGCCCGCGCTACCCGAGTTGACCAACGTCGTCCCACTGGTCTCGTCGAGGGCGAAGTGGTGCACCAGGCCCTCGTCGAGCTGCTCCTCCGCAGCGTACGAGGGCGTCGCCGCGAACGAGACCGAGAGGAGCGCACCGAGTGCCAGGACCGCGACACCGCTACCCTTCCGACTCGGCCCGAGGCGTGGTCTCCGCTGTCGCAGTCTCAATGGATCCTCCTTGACCGGGACGGGTTTCGGGCGTGTTAACGCTAACTACGGGGGTGCCGTCGGGTCAACGAAATGCGTCGATGCCCCCTTCTGTGGACGCCCGCGGTGCCCGAAGCTCAGCAGGCAGGTCGAGGATCGGATCCTTCAGGAGCAGGTCCGGCGTGACCGCCGTCATCGAGGGGGGTGGGCCGACTCGACACGCTGCTTGAGTGCGTCGTTGAAGGCATCGAACCCGGCGTGTGTGTTCTTCAGTGTGCCCTTGAACAGGGCGACGAGGATTCCCGAGAAGCGTTCGCCGTGGACCAGGTGGGTGGTCCCGTCGGCGTTGGCGGTGAGGACGAACGAGTGTTCCCCGTCGAACAGTCCACCGAAGCCGAGCTTGCCGAGCCAGCGCAGTTCCTGGCCCGGGTCAGCAACCAGAACGGTGGGCTTGAAGGTCATGCCGCCTCCCCCGGGTGGGCTCAGGTGCACGACGAGCTTGGTGCCGACCTGAGGGGTGCCCTCGATGCGGCGCATGAACGGGTTCCAGTCCGGGTAGGCGGCGAAGTCGGTGAGGACCTCCCACACGGTTTGCGGACTGGCGGCGATGTCGATCGTGGTGCTGATGGTCGTGCTCATGGCTCGCTCCGTCTCACCTGGCTAACGCTGTTAGCTACCACGTTAGGCAACAGGGTTGCTCACACCGGGAGATTCGGTGCACGGCCGGGCCGACCGGCAGGCGTAAGCGACTGAGACAGAAGGGCCCGGCGGACGCCCTGGAGGGTCCTCACGGCATGGTGAAGTCGGCGAAGTCGAAGCCGGGAGTCACCACGCAACTGACGAGGACGTGCTCGTCGCCCGCCGGTTTCGCCGACTGCCACTCGCCCGCCGGGACCAGGATCTGCGGGCGCTCGGCACTCAGGATCATCGGCCGACTGTCCCTTCCCACGGTCAGCGCCAGCGGCCCACCCGAATGCCAGAACCACATCTCGTCCGACCGCACGGTGTGCCAGGCCGACGACTCACCCGGCTCGAGAAGGAAGAGGATCGCCGTCGCGGTGGCCCGGCTGCCCGGGTAGCCATCAGGCTCGAACGTGACAGCGGACCGGTAGGTCTCCCTGAACCATCCGCCTTCGGGATGCGGCTGCAGGTCGAATTGCTCGGCGAGAGGCGGACGTGTGGTCATGAGGGGCCACTGTAGTGGCCGACATCGCGGAGGTACGCCGAAGCGTCACCGCGCGCCGGTCACCGACCCCGGCTCGCGGTCGGGACGTGTCGGGTCCGGTCCCCGGTCCAGGCCGCCTCGAGGATCGCGGTCAGGCTGGCGGTGTCGGTCGGGCCCGGGTGGTTCTGGATCAGGCGGGTGACGCCACTGGCCATCTCCGCGAAGCGCGGGAGGTCGGCGCGTGCCACGCCGATGTCCGCCAGGGTGGGCGGGATGCCGATGTCGACGAGGAGCCCGTCGAGCCAGGTGAGGAACGCGTCCGCGGCCTCGGCGTCCGAGGCGTCGCCGACGTCGAGCCCGCACACTCCGGCGAGGATGGCCAACCGGTCGGCGATGGCGTCCCTGGCCGCGTCCAGCGCGTACGGCAGGAGCAGCCCGACGCCCAGGCCGTGCGGCGTGTGCGTGGCTGCGCCGATGGGGTACTGGAGGGCGTGTGGGGCCGCGTTGCCCGCGTGGGAGAAGGCGAGCCCGGCGAGCATGGACCCGTAGGACATGTCCGCGCGTGCCTCCGTGTCGCCGCCGTCGGCGACAGCCCGACGTAGGCTACGGGCGATCCGCTCCGCGGCCAGGAGCGCGTAGTGGTCGGTGATCGGGTTGCGGCCGAGGAACACCTGCTCCACCGGGTCGCGCGGGCCGTGGGCCCGGGGTCGCGCGGTGTAGCTCTCCACCGCGTGACAGAACGCGTCGATGCCGGAGTGGGCGGTGACCGTCGCGGGGCAGGTGTACGTGAGTTCGGGGTCGACGATCGCGAAGTCGGGCACGATGTGGACGCTGGAGACCCCCACCTTCAGCTCGCGGTCCGGGTCGGTCAACACCGAGACGGGTGTGAGCTCGGAGCCGGTGCCGGACGTCGTCGGGACCGCGACGAGCGGAATCGTCGGGCCCGGCACCCTCGACTCGCCGTAGAAGTCGCGCGGCGTCCCGCCGTGGCGCCGGATGACCCCGACGATCTTGGCCAGGTCGATCACCGTGCCACCCCCGACGGCGAGGATCACGTCGGCGTCCACCTCGGCGGCGGCCGAGACGGCCAGGGCGACGTCGGTGAGTGGCACGTCCGGAGTCGCGTCGGAGAACACCCCGACGACGTCGACCTTCTCCCGCACGGCGGCCACGATCTCGGCCACGCCCGGCTGCCCCAGAAGAACCTTGTCGGTCACGATGAGGACCCGTGAGCCACTCTCGGCCACCACTCGCGGGATGTTCTGCGAGACCCCTTCGCCCACGATCAGTTGGCGTGGTCCGCGGACGGTCTCAAGCATGTCGGTGCCTCTTTCGGAACGTCGGCGGCGATGTGGTGGGCGGGTGCTCGGAGCGGCAGGCCGGTCACGGTAGGTCGATCGCCGCGTAGGTGAGGTCGAGGTATTCGAGGATCCCCTCGTGCGACCCCTCCTTGCCGATCCCGGACTGCTTCACGCCGCCGAACGGAGCTGACGGGTCCGAGATCAGGCCACGGTTGACGCCGACCATCCCCGTCTCCAGCCCCTCGGTGAACCGGATCGCCCGCTGCAGGTCACGGGTGAAGACGTAGCCGACCAGGCCGTGCTCGGTGTCGTTGGCCTTCGCCAGCACCTCGTCGTCGGACGTGAACGGGATGATCGGCGCCACCGGGCCGAAGATCTCCGCCCGCAGCATCCGCGCGTCGTCGGGCACGTCGACGAGGACGGTGGGCGGGTAGAAGTGGCCCGGCCCGTCCGGACGTTCGCCGCCCACC
This window harbors:
- a CDS encoding SRPBCC domain-containing protein yields the protein MSTTISTTIDIAASPQTVWEVLTDFAAYPDWNPFMRRIEGTPQVGTKLVVHLSPPGGGGMTFKPTVLVADPGQELRWLGKLGFGGLFDGEHSFVLTANADGTTHLVHGERFSGILVALFKGTLKNTHAGFDAFNDALKQRVESAHPPR
- a CDS encoding cupin domain-containing protein, with the protein product MTTRPPLAEQFDLQPHPEGGWFRETYRSAVTFEPDGYPGSRATATAILFLLEPGESSAWHTVRSDEMWFWHSGGPLALTVGRDSRPMILSAERPQILVPAGEWQSAKPAGDEHVLVSCVVTPGFDFADFTMP
- a CDS encoding iron-containing alcohol dehydrogenase; translation: MLETVRGPRQLIVGEGVSQNIPRVVAESGSRVLIVTDKVLLGQPGVAEIVAAVREKVDVVGVFSDATPDVPLTDVALAVSAAAEVDADVILAVGGGTVIDLAKIVGVIRRHGGTPRDFYGESRVPGPTIPLVAVPTTSGTGSELTPVSVLTDPDRELKVGVSSVHIVPDFAIVDPELTYTCPATVTAHSGIDAFCHAVESYTARPRAHGPRDPVEQVFLGRNPITDHYALLAAERIARSLRRAVADGGDTEARADMSYGSMLAGLAFSHAGNAAPHALQYPIGAATHTPHGLGVGLLLPYALDAARDAIADRLAILAGVCGLDVGDASDAEAADAFLTWLDGLLVDIGIPPTLADIGVARADLPRFAEMASGVTRLIQNHPGPTDTASLTAILEAAWTGDRTRHVPTASRGR